The following proteins are encoded in a genomic region of Corylus avellana chromosome ca4, CavTom2PMs-1.0:
- the LOC132176955 gene encoding uncharacterized protein LOC132176955, with product MISGNLFHCRKNSWPPEEYISRTTLQLFDFDSAAPPEQAWRRKLNSHANILKEFSVTFMEAIKMVRLGIRLWSYVREEASQGRKAPIDPFTRESCKPSASQGVPLGGMGSGSISRGFRGEFRQWQIIPGICEPSPVMANQFSIFISRDGGNKNFASVLAPGQHEGLGKAGDQGISSWGWNLDGQHSTYHALFPRAWTIYDGEPDPELKISCRQISPFIPHNYRDSSLPTAVFVYTLVNTGRERAKVSLLFTWANSIGGISHLSGDHVNEPFIGEDGVSGVLLHHKTAKGNPPVTFSIAACETQNVNVTVLPCFGLSEGSCVTAKDMWGRMVKDGQFDRENFSSGRSIPSSPGETVCAAVSASTWVEPHGKCTVAFALAWSSPKVKFSKGSLYNRRYTKFYGTSERAALDLVHDALTNYKRWEEEIENWQSPILNDERLPEWYKFTLFNELYFLVAGGTVWIDSPSSTSDTRNDQNQLVEVENTDVKVTEAKVDGRQDSVFEHTTTSAELKDKDEAVFTNCSCKDEPMVPLKKGQSKRSLHLLTLPDPENENDDVGRFLYLEGVEYIMWCTYDVHFYASFALLELFPKIELNIQRDFAKAVLSEDGRKVKFLAEGNSGIRKVRGAVPHDLGTHDPWNEMNAYNIHDTSKWKDLNPKFVLQVYRDFAATRDMSFGVDVWPAVRAAMEYMEQFDRDNDGLIENDGFPDQTYDAWTVHGVSAYCGCLWVAALQAAAAMALELGDRSFAERCKSKFLKAKPSFEAKLWNGSYFNYDSGSSSNSKSIQADQLAGQWYTASSGLPSLFDDSKIRSSLQKIYDFNVMKVKGGRMGAVNGMHPSGKVDESCMQSREIWSGVTYGVAATMILAGMEEQAFTAAEGIFIAGWSEEGYGYWFQTPEGWTIDGHFRSLIYMRPLSIWGMQYALSLPKAILEAPKINIMDRIHISPGSARLSHNETGVRKIAKKANCLGNSVFHCAC from the exons ATGATTAGCGGGAACTTGTTCCACTGTAGAAAGAATTCATGGCCGCCCGAGGAGTATATCAGCAGGACCACTTTGCAGTTG TTTGATTTTGATAGTGCTGCCCCTCCAGAACAAGCCTGGAGAAGGAAATTAAACAGCCATGCTAATATTCTCAAAGAATTCAGTGTCACGTTTATGGAAGCGATTAAGATG gTTCGACTTGGGATACGGTTGTGGTCATATGTTAGGGAAGAGGCTTCTCAAGGAAGG AAAGCACCTATTGATCCTTTCACTCGAGAAAGTTGCAAGCCATCAGCATCTCAAGGGGTACCGCTTGGAGGAATGGG AAGTGGCAGCATATCTAGAGGTTTTAGAGGCGAATTTAGGCAATGGCAAATTATTCCTGGCATATGTGAACCTTCACCTGTCATGGCCAATCAATTCTCT ATTTTTATATCAAGAGATGGtggaaacaaaaattttgcatCAGTTTTGGCTCCAGGCCAACATGAAGGGCTAGG GAAAGCTGGTGATCAGGGTATATCATCATGGGGCTGGAATCTGGATGGTCAACATTCTACATACCATGCTCTGTTTCCTAGGGCATGGACTATATATGATG GTGAACCGGACCCAGAATTGAAAATATCTTGTCGACAAATATCACCATTCATTCCACATAATTACAGAGATAGCAGTCTTCCTACTGCAGTTTTTGTTTACACG ttGGTTAACACTGGTCGGGAAAGGGCTAAAGTCAGCCTTCTCTTTACATGGGCG AATTCAATTGGGGGAATCTCGCATTTGTCAGGAGATCATGTGAATGAACCATTTAT AGGCGAAGATGGAGTCTCTGGTGTACTTCTTCATCACAA GACTGCGAAAGGGAATCCTCCTGTTACTTTCTCAATAGCTGCCTGTGAAACTCAGAATGTAAATGTGACTGTTCTTCCATGTTTTGGGCTGTCTGAAGGAAGTTGCGTTACAGCAAAGGATATGTGGGGTAGAATGGTCAAG GATGGGCAGTTTGACCGAGAGAACTTCAGTTCTGGACGAAGCATACCCTCATCACCTGGAGAGACAGTTTGTGCTGCAGTTTCAGCCTCCACATGGGTGGAACCTCATGGGAAGTGCACCGTTGCATTTGCTCTTGCATGGTCATctccaaaagtaaaattttcaaaGGGCAGCTTATATAATAG GCGGTACACAAAATTTTATGGCACATCTGAAAGAGCCGCCCTGGACTTGGTGCATGATGCACTAACTA ATTATAAGAGGTGGGAAGAAGAAATAGAGAATTGGCAAAGTCCTATCCTGAATGATGAAAGGCTACCAGAATG GTACAAGTTCACATTATTTAATGAGCTGTACTTTTTGGTTGCTGGCGGAACGGTTTGGATTG ATTCTCCGTCATCAACTTCAGACACGAGAAATGATCAGAATCAATTAGTAGAAGTGGAAAACACAGATGTCAAAGTAACTGAAGCCAAGGTGGATGGCAGACAAGACTCAGTTTTCGAGCATACCACAACCAGTGCTGAATTAAAAGACAAAGATGAAGCAGTGTTTACAAATTGTTCTTGCAAAGATGAACCCATGGTACCTCTAAAGAAGGGGCAATCCAAACGCTCTTTACATCTCCTCACATTGCCGGAcccagaaaatgaaaatgatgatgtTGGAAGGTTTCTTTACTTGGAAGGAGTGGAATACATCATGTGGTGCACATATGATGTGCACTTCTATGCTTCATTTGCACTTCTTGAGCTGTTTCCTAAGATTGAACTCAATATTCAGCGTGATTTTGCAAAGGCCGTCTTATCCGAGGATGGAAGAAAAGTAAAGTTTCTGGCAGAGGGGAATTCGGGAATTCGGAAGGTTAGAGGAGCTGTTCCTCATGATCTGGGAACACATGACCCATGGAATGAAATGAATGCATATAATATTCATGATACAAGCAAATGGAAAGATCTGAATCCAAAGTTCGTGCTTCAGGTGTATAGAGACTTTGCTGCAACAAGAGATATGTCATTTGGAGTTGATGTTTGGCCTGCAGTTCGTGCTGCCATGGAATACATGGAACAATTTGATAGGGACAATGATGGTCTCATTGAGAATGATGGGTTCCCAGATCAAACATATGATGCTTGGACAGTTCATGGTGTGAGTGCTTACTGCGGATGCTTGTGGGTTGCCGCACTCCAAGCTGCAGCTGCAATGGCCCTTGAACTTGGGGACCGAAGTTTTGCTGAAAGGTGCAAAAGCAAATTTTTGAAGGCCAAACCGTCATTTGAGGCAAAATTATGGAATGGCTCTTATTTTAACTATGACAGTGGGTCAAGTAGCAACAGTAAATCCATACAAGCAGATCAACTTGCTGGGCAATGGTATACAGCATCCTCAGGCTTGCCTTCACTTTTTGATGATTCCAAAATCAGAAGTTCTCTCCAGAAAATCTATGATTTCAATGTAATGAAAGTTAAAGGAGGCAGAATGGGTGCTGTAAATGGGATGCATCCCAGTGGAAAGGTGGATGAGTCTTGCATGCAGTCACGTGAAATATGGAGTGGTGTCACCTATGGCGTGGCAGCTACAATGATCCTAGCTGGAATGGAGGAGCAGGCGTTTACAGCTGCTGAAGGAATTTTTATTGCGGGCTGGTCAGAAgaaggatatgg ATACTGGTTTCAGACTCCAGAGGGATGGACGATCGACGGGCACTTCCGATCTCTTATTTATATGAGGCCACTCTCAATTTGGGGTATGCAGTATGCATTATCTCTGCCAAAGGCGATTCTTGAGGCCCCTAAGATCAATATAATGGACAGAATCCATATATCTCCTGGTAGTGCGAGATTATCTCACAATGAAACAGGCGTTCGAAAGATTGCAAAGAAAGCAAACTGCCTTGGGAATTCTGTGTTTCATTGTGCTTGCTGA
- the LOC132179542 gene encoding disease resistance protein RPM1-like, giving the protein MAEGAVSFLLDKVARFVENEMMLLSGDHREEVLYLRGELERMRAFLKVADAMEESDEEIKVWVKQVREIAHETEDALDEFTLLQAHDHADGLYGSLHRFSCCIKNIKSSYRIVSELQGINSRIKSICGVHNRLLHKLSGAQQGSGPKNAGNTWQDALLLDKTDLVGIDEPKQKLVGWLVLGGSGREVVSVAAMGGMGKTTLAKQVYDDAEVKKHFKIRAWITVSQSFKIELIEELLKDMIRQIFGVVSRTVPEGLDSMNNDRLRRIIKDLLRKRRYLIVLDDVWRLDVWDALKHALPKNGCGSRVMLTTRNADVASTSGVESIGKVYNLNPLPPKESWYLFCRKTFQGDACPSYLEEICKNILRKCEGLPLAIVAISGVLATKDKRRIDEWDKVCRSLGAEIEGNDKLKDLKKVLSLSFNDLPYYLKTCLLYLSIFPEDYQIEQMRVIRLLIAEGFVEAKEGKTLEEVAEDYLDELLKRGLLQAAATTSDGRVKMYHVHDLLREIIVTKSRDQNFTTIAKDLINGMWPDKVRRLSVHNTVQNVPAVQRNRCVSQLRSLFLFGVVEKICIGKLFPGAFRLLHVFDLQNSRIQKFPVDIANLYYLKYLSFRGTKIKSIPSFIGKLQNLETLDLKHTRVTELPVEILKLTRLRHLLVYHFKLESYEYFHSRYGFKIQGNIGTLRSLQKLCFIEANEGGGTIMTELGNLFQLRRLGIVKLRKEDGKSLCLSLKKLTNLRALSLISIEEEEILDLEHLSSPPPLLQRLYLRGRLEKLPHWIPSLHGLVRLYLKWSRLKNDPLVLLQNLPNLVHLELLQVFQGDTLFFRAGGFQKLKVLGLDEFSELRCVQVEKGAMPCVEKLIIQRCNLLKKVPLGIEHLTKLKVLEFFDMPEELINTLRPDEEGSDYWKVANIPEVYSTYWREGWEVNSLESLSEGENSPKRSTIILKSHELQTRWK; this is encoded by the coding sequence ATGGCAGAGGGTGCAGTGAGCTTTCTGCTTGACAAGGTTGCTCGCTTTGTTGAAAATGAGATGATGCTCTTGAGCGGAGATCATCGGGAAGAAGTTCTGTACCTGAGAGGAGAGCTAGAGCGCATGAGGGCCTTCCTCAAGGTGGCAGATGCAATGGAAGAAAGCGACGAGGAGATCAAAGTGTGGGTGAAGCAAGTGCGAGAGATTGCTCATGAAACTGAAGACGCTCTTGACGAATTTACCCTTCTTCAAGCACATGATCACGCCGACGGACTCTACGGTTCTCTCCACAGATTTTCTTGTTGTATAAAGAACATAAAATCTAGCTACCGTATTGTTTCCGAGCTACAAGGCATCAACTCCAGAATCAAAAGCATTTGTGGGGTTCACAACAGGCTGCTGCACAAACTTAGTGGAGCCCAACAAGGTTCAGGCCCCAAGAATGCAGGAAACACGTGGCAGGACGCGCTTCTTCTAGACAAGACGGATTTGGTGGGGATCGATGAGCCGAAGCAGAAGCTGGTGGGGTGGCTGGTTCTTGGCGGTTCTGGGCGGGAAGTGGTTTCTGTCGCTGCAATGGGAGGAATGGGGAAAACCACCTTGGCAAAACAAGTGTACGATGATGCTGAAGTGAAGAAACATTTCAAAATACGCGCTTGGATCACTGTCTCCCAATCTTTCAAGATAGAACTCATAGAAGAGCTCCTCAAAGACATGATCCGGCAGATCTTCGGCGTCGTCAGCAGAACGGTTCCGGAAGGATTGGACAGCATGAACAACGACCGGCTGAGAAGAATAATCAAGGATTTGCTTCGGAAAAGGAGGTACTTGATTGTTTTAGACGATGTATGGCGGTTGGACGTATGGGATGCTCTCAAACACGCCTTGCCCAAGAATGGATGCGGCAGCAGAGTGATGCTCACTACACGTAATGCTGACGTGGCCTCCACCTCCGGCGTGGAATCCATCGGAAAGGTCTACAACTTGAATCCCCTGCCTCCCAAGGAGTCTTGGTATCTTTTCTGCAGGAAGACTTTTCAAGGGGATGCGTGCCCTTCTTATTTGGAGGAAATCTgcaaaaacattttgagaaaatgCGAGGGACTCCCCCTTGCGATTGTGGCGATCAGCGGTGTTTTGGCGACAAAAGACAAGCGCAGGATTGATGAGTGGGACAAGGTCTGCCGCAGCCTTGGAGCGGAAATCGAAGGCAACGACAAACTCAAGGATTTGAAGAAAGTTCTTTCGCTCAGCTTCAACGACTTGCCGTACTACCTGAAAACTTGTCTCTTGTATCTCAGCATCTTCCCAGAAGATTATCAGATCGAGCAAATGAGGGTGATTCGATTGCTGATAGCGGAGGGGTTTGTTGAAGCCAAAGAAGGCAAAACGCTGGAAGAAGTTGCAGAGGATTACCTGGACGAACTCCTGAAAAGAGGGCTGCTGCAAGCGGCGGCCACAACGAGCGATGGAAGGGTGAAAATGTATCACGTCCATGATCTGCTGCGAGAGATCATCGTGACAAAGTCGAGAGACCAGAATTTCACGACAATTGCAAAAGATCTGATCAACGGGATGTGGCCCGACAAGGTCCGACGCCTATCGGTACATAACACCGTACAAAATGTGCCGGCGGTGCAGCGAAACAGGTGTGTTTCTCAACTGCGCTCTCTGTTCTTGTTTGGTGTGGTAGAAAAGATATGCATAGGAAAACTGTTTCCTGGCGCTTTTAGGCTGCTACATGTGTTTGATTTGCAGAACTCGCGTATACAAAAGTTCCCAGTTGATATTGCGAATTTGTACTATTTGAAATATCTAAGCTTTAGGGGCACCAAAATCAAAAGCATTCCAAGCTTTATAGGGAAGTTGCAGAACCTTGAAACTTTGGATCTTAAGCATACCCGTGTAACTGAACTGCCCGTTGAGATCTTGAAGCTCACACGACTGCGCCATCTTCTTGTATACCATTTCAAGCTTGAATCTTACGAGTATTTTCACTCGAGATATGGTTTTAAGATCCAGGGGAATATAGGCACTTTGCGATCCCTGCAAAAGCTTTGTTTCATAGAGGCGAACGAAGGCGGTGGGACTATAATGACAGAGCTGGGGAATCTGTTTCAGCTAAGGAGGTTGGGCATTGTGAAGCTGAGAAAAGAAGATGGGAAGTCTCTGTGTTTGTCGCTCAAAAAGTTGACCAACCTTCGTGCTTTGTCGTTGATTTCAATAGAGGAGGAAGAGATTCTTGATTTGGAACACCTTTCTTCTCCGCCTCCATTGCTTCAGCGGCTGTACTTGAGAGGGCGTTTAGAGAAATTGCCTCACTGGATTCCATCGCTCCATGGGCTGGTGAGGTTGTATTTGAAGTGGAGTAGATTAAAGAATGACCCACTTGTGCTCCTCCAAAATCTCCCCAATCTTGTGCATCTTGAATTGCTTCAGGTTTTTCAGGGAGACACTCTGTTCTTCAGGGCCGGGGGTTTTCAGAAGCTTAAGGTTTTAGGCCTTGATGAGTTCAGTGAGCTTAGATGCGTGCAAGTGGAAAAGGGAGCAATGCCCTGCGTTGAAAAGCTGATTATCCAGCGTTGTAACTTGCTGAAGAAGGTGCCATTGGGGATTGAGCATCTGACCAAGTTGAAAGTGCTTGAATTTTTCGACATGCCAGAAGAATTAATCAATACGCTTCGTCCGGACGAAGAAGGGAGCGACTATTGGAAAGTTGCAAACATCCCAGAAGTCTATTCTACCTACTGGAGAGAGGGGTGGGAGGTCAATTCTCTGGAGAGCCTCAGTGAGGGAGAGAATTCTCCCAAGCGCAGCACTATCATTTTGAAGAGCCATGAGCTGCAAACACGTTGGAAATGA